In the Triticum aestivum cultivar Chinese Spring chromosome 2B, IWGSC CS RefSeq v2.1, whole genome shotgun sequence genome, cccgggaaagataatagcccggacgacctcacaccagacaaattgctggaacatcagaacctccaccaaaggctcgtcgccactgcatgtagcctgagaaagcagaagtggaggctcaagacagcggaagatgcactcaggatcagatggggcaaagtactcaataccgcacacaagtacggcagtagtcgccacacaaagagctatccgaagcggaaactactaccggaatttgacgaagaggccataaagcccccacagtcaaaaaataaggaagccacaaggtcggatagatgaccctacgatcaatctcacgcatcaaaggacgccgcactcaatatggTGCGCGATCCGTTCAAGACTTCGCATCAGAAAACtagcccaaccagatccatctataggccaagaaagcaagctccagtgagtgatgcaacgcaaaaaatacccgaacatcgcggcacgcctaaatacaggggcgccgcacaccccctatgttttaccgatgaggtgctggaccatgaattcccagccggattcaagccagtgaacatagaagcatacgacgaaacaacagaccctggagtctggatcgaggactacatcctccacatacacatggccagaggagacgacctccacgccataaaatacttaccccttaagctcaaaaggcaagcccagcattggcttaaaagccttcctgaaagcaccatgggaagttgggaagtgcttgaggatgctttccgggcaaattttcaagggacctatgtccgacccccggatgcagatgatctgagtcatatgactcagcagcccggagagtcagcccggaagctctggaacagattccttctaaaaaagaattagatagtcgactgtccggacgcagaggccctagcagctttcaagcatagcgtccgagacgaatggctcgccagacacctcgtccaagaaaagccgcgaataatggccgcgttaacaagcctcatgacccgcttctgtgcaggagaggatagctggttggcaagaagaagcaccagcgacccaaatacgttcgaacccagagatgggaatgGGAAGCCGCGAtgtaacaaagaaccgcgccggataaaggacaacaaccttatgagcacggcagtaaacgccagattcaaaagctctcggcaaaatcagaaaaagtcgcccccaaagacgataggaacgagctatccaacctcaacaaaattttggacaaaatatgtcaaatccacagcactccggggagacctgcaaaccatacccacagagattgttgggtctttaagcagtccggcaagctcaccgaacacaaggggctcaacacaccaagcgaagatgacgatgcaccccaTGAGCAGAACATCGGAGAACAAAataagttcccacaagaagtcaagacagtaaatctacttcatgtgagAAAAGGGAAGAGCAGAATGGCACCTACGAAGACACACGCcgtacagccagccccggaggagcaaccccactggttgttacaaccaatcaccttcaatcatcaggattactccagaggagaccagaacgcaggctggactgccttggtcgtaaatccagttattaacggactccaatttacaaacgcccttatggacggcggcagcgacttgaacctgttatatcaggacacagtccgcaaactcggggtaaacccagttgtaatccacctcggcaacacttcctttcaaggagtaacgccatgcccggataccccaagtatgggttcccttacgttagaagtcacgttcggatcaccgacaacttccgaagcgaaaatctaacattccacatcgccccatccgtaagtcgctatcaagcgctactggaaCGTGCTTTCGCCCGCtgtaatgcaataccgcattacgcatccctaacactcaaaatgcccggcccaaagggcatcatttcattacaggggaacataaattgacccccaaagtgcgggcaggggtgcggctgcctagacagccacccacaaatccagccctactatccgggacacggctcgacgagtccggcgtcaacatgcttaatagccgcataccctcgtgcaaggggctccgtgtgctcacgctcggagacaatacggcccaactcttgctccaactatattttatttatttcgatatagatatctcgcacgcttattttttactaagttcctctctttcgcagacgaacatcgtgctacacccgtccaggatacggcacaacagagacacaggcgcagacgtgcagcagggacccgtttcaaggattctttttagattaagatcctgcataaaccttttttactgtctcttgttgatggcaccccccggttttctctatagccgaggaggaggctggcgtcttggcatgtggccacgtcagaatttttgcacgtacctggacactaggggcttttaccaagggctctatttcggcccgtcttcataaagaccgaataccttagggagtgttcggcgtcgcgagtttggccctatatgcatcagctccgaatcatgtctttggtcaaatgttgggtttgcccagctcctgtgttttgctgccttatgttccgttatatcggctaacgcggcaccaggagaactactacgattgtgcccaggttcggccaggtgagcaccttagtagagaaagccaaaaactgactgtcatgatatagcgagagactggtcaaccactcgatgactttcggaatctttaggattcccccgcattaacgaagggccgcttcccggtcaggcacactcatGCCCCGAATTCgagcgagcgcggtgcccctaggggctattcagtagccccactgtcaaactcatatggctaagtgaaagtcataaagcattatagtctggttgcctagttcgccgcgccaccacctcctttgtaggaccaagatgttggattaagtgtgaaaaggcgcctttttatgatcacccccgcattctatgcatgggggctgaagccaacgactgccatctttcaggttatatacaaatatatacattaaacggccgcacaggaggcatcatgattcttgcaagcacaagtataaaagagcttttttcataaaaacaaaattcgttttacaaatagtataagctattcgaacacaacatccttcgagcactgcgactctattatacgagagccaggaagaacttcctcaaaatagtgcttggcaggtactcggctttcgtccaaatcctgggacgcaacaatactggccttcatatctgcccagtatgttttgacacgggcaagagccatctgtgcgccctctatgcacgccgacctcttcatcgcagcatgcggcaccgaaccaaggaactgctgcaccaagccaaaataaatcttcggctccggcttctccggccacagacgactcgcgacATACCtgatggcgagtccggataatctgttcagctccgcccaggcggctaaacggtcggatactgacagtgggcgttctggattgtggtactgcgaccaaaaaagctcttccaactcatggtcacctcggctgcggaagtgttcggtcgcgtccgccgcacttgcggccaaatccagataggcgttttccgcactccactgccggtctaatggaacatacttggggtctccgaacttcatccgcggcatataaggctttccagccgtgatatctccggcctgacgcaactcctccttcatcgctctcatggcagagcgagtatccttggcttcggcagtgatcttttcaaggtccttctgagccgccttacttgcttgttcaagaaatttacaacggtcggtagcatccttcaattttatggccatctcggctatttccttcttgctctggcagtgagcagcctgttcggctcttagctcttcagccgctttaacggcagccgcatcacttttccttgcttgctccttggctcgggcaagttccgcccgaaggttctccacggcagcagcaccatctacataaaatatatatatataaggcccgagcatcaagctcctattactgggtgtcttttgaacataccttgagcctcgtctagccgcttatttacaagcgcgatgtcggcatctgctacgtcaagttgctgctttagttcggcagattcatcagtccggctagccaccgaatgcctcgccaccttcatacaataggcgacatattatacctggggttatgatcctctgtgcgccatcactcATGACGACACAcaaagtctcaagggctactattcatacagggcacatCCATACAGGGCCCGGACTTGaaaaaaccctccgggacgatacctcggggtcgccagcctcgtgagacggtggaacaaggggaggcatttcgctctctatcatctccggacgaagatcccctgaagatgagctctgctcagaaggattgagatccgaactgcaaaatAATGTTTCGattattttcctcaggaataaaacatgagtgtgattcattatggaacccctcccttcacttacgccacgggggagagcgggtcccctttagggggcgatttgGCTGGGGCGTTCTTCGGTGCcaaaccctctgacgaagatttctttccccgttttgaggttatcacctccgggtcttcagaggcagtccttttctttccctggtcaggagaattttcgattcttcccttcctaacggccTCCTTCGTGGATGCGGTAGCTCCCTGggtccccccttcgccttccgccaaTGGCGCGACCTCCGgcatcctggtcagcatgggattcagcacggtctcgggcaggggggctggacacctgataagctttgccttcgccatccactcctgttcgaaggacaactctgctaaagggtagatttgataaaaatatggatggtgtatccaaatacggggctacttactttagcatccgggcgattgcagctcagacctgcgtcctcggacaaatccggacaccttgcttgtgatccgaagaacaatttgtacatctccatgggtgtcattcccatgaaatgttgtaggactcgtggtccctccggattgaacttccacaggcggagaggtcgacgtttgcagggcagtgtgcggcaaatcaccatgacttgcgccactacggtcaaattgatatctctttctagaagatctcgaatacggccctacagcaagggcacgtctttcggcggcccccagataagtccttcattaacccatgacgccagccgtggtgggggacccaagcgaaaggtaggtggtgccacccatgtggtacccctaggggctgtgatgtaaaactagtcccgttgccataagccgagctcctcttgaaaagagccttcgggccatggagcatcgtccatcttgcttattatagcccctccgcactcagcgcgctgcccctcgatcattttcggttccactttgaaagtttttagccacaatccgaagtgaggggtgatatggaggaaggcctcgcacacgataatgaatgatgagatctggaggatggactccggagctaggtcgtggaactccagcccgtagtaatacataagccccctcacaaagggatcgattgggaagcctagcccccgaaggaagtgagatgcgaacaccacgctttcaccgggcTGAGGAGCGGGAACcgcttgcccttgagtaggcagtctatgcgagatttcgctggttagataccgggcatctcttagctttcgcacatcttcttccgtaatggaggaaggcatccaccggccttgtaggtcggagccggacatcttcgaaggtccgaagcgcctaaaactagagctttgggtgttggaactcgaagcgaggggcggatttgattggtttgagaagaagggagccgggccttggttcctttataaaggaggtgagtACCAAGagcctccccgtaaccgtttgagactcgctctcaattagggagtcatacctaagtcacggttgggttacccacgcccgtattgatgagaatcccggaataaggggacacaatctctgctttgacaagacgtgccaaggaaaccgcctcgctaaacgcgctgaggtggaacggtaAAATGAATAAAAGTCAGTAGATtcgattgatgcaaatattattctctctacggtgggatgtggaacttattttgcagagccggaaacCACCCTGGTGTTCAACCTCTtttatggaatattcggaggaggaacccgccttgcaatgccgaagacaacttgcgcgccggactcgtcgtcattgaagtctggttcaggggctactgagggagtcctggattaggggtgtccggatggccggacaaagacctttggccggactcccggactatgaagatacaatattgaagactccgtcccatgtccggatgggactttccttggtgtggaaggcaagcttggcgatacgatatgaagatctcctcccattgtaaccgactctgtgtaaccctagccctctccggtgtctatataaaccggagagttttagtccgtaggacgaacaacaatcataccataggctagcttctagggtttagccactccgatctcgtggtagatctactcttgtattacccatatcatcaatattaatcaagcaggagtagggttttacctccatcgagagggcccgaatctgggtaaaaacattgtgtcccttgtctcttgttaccatccgcctagacgcccagttcgggacccctacccgagatccgccggttttgacatcaacAGCTCCGCTGCAGTGGCCAAGGCGGGCCTCTGCACAGCGCAACAGGAGGCGGAGTGGCTCCTCCGCGAGCGGCAGGCAGCCGCTGGACAAGGCTGCCGCAACCCTTCGGCATCCTTGCGACGCTGGagggacgacaacgacgacggcagGTGGTCGCTCCATATAGGGTTTAGTTTTTTAAATACTAATTTTTAGTAAAATAATCGAAAAATCGTCCATTTATGTAAATTATATCTGAACTTGAATGAAATCCGCCcaatttgcatgaatttcgtctgaTTAGTTTGAACTGTTGTTGAAATGTATGTGGGCAGTGTTGGATGGCGGCCTCCGGCATCAGTGTCCGCAGACAGATGCCGGAGCAAAAAAAAATTTGACCGGAAATGCCGAAGCAAATTTGCGGGTCATCGTTGAAGACGCCCTTATCTCTCAAACCTCTGGAAAACCAACATATTATAACAATGTTGTGATTCCTATTCCGAGTTAATTGTTAGCCTGTTAAACTCGAGGCTGGTTTTGCTCCGGCAAAAAATGTTTATTGACTTTTGCATTGCGTGTTTTGTGGAACCCTTGGACAACGTTTCGTCTTCACAGCTGACCTAACATTGTTGATGTTTTGAACGGTCATACCTGCCCTGAACGTAGCTTCACTGCGTCCACAACTGCAGCCCAAAGAACCAGAGTGCTGCCGCTCCCAAACCTTGAACAAATATAGACTCAAAAACACATACAATGGACAAAAGTGCAGACAAGTAGATGAACAAACTTGTTGCAAAATCTGTACTCTCTCCCCTCGCCGACTTTTGCACCCTATAAGTAGCCAGCAGCCCCAGCTATCTCTCCCACACTCAAACTACACAGCTAGAGATAGCCGGTGCTGCACATGTCTAACACTATGGCTCCGAAAAACTCAgctatcttcctccttgggcttcttctctcaTGCGTGGCCATGAGTAGTGCGGCGAGAATCCTTGAGGAGACCGTTCCGTCCCAGGAAGAGCACCAGACCGAGGTGCCACAGATTCCCAAGGTAGAGCTTCCACCGTTACCGGAAGTACACCTTCCACCTAAGCCTGAGCTTCCCAAAGTGGAGCTGCCGCCGGTCCCGGAGGTGCACCTGCCATCTAAGCCTGAGCTTCCCAAGGTGGAGCTGCCACCGGTCCCTGAGGTGCACTTGCCACCCAAGCCTGAGCTACCCAAGGTGGAGCTGCCGACGTTCCCGGAGGTTCACTTGCCACCCAAGCCGGAGATGCCCAAGGTGGAGCTCCCGCCGAAGCCCGAGATGCCAAAGGTGGAGCTTCCACCAAAGCCCGAGATGCCCACTGTTCCCGTGTTCCACTTCCCAAAGCCAGGGGCCAAGCCATGAGAATGCCTTCTCAATACTATCGCCTCGTTCTACTTCGCTCGTACATGTACCCTAGTGTTGTGTTGCGTCAACGGTCTGATTGTTTAGTCATGGTCGACGATCACTGTGAGTGATATGTTTATATAAATATATATTTGATCGAAATATGTATCTGGCAACCATGTGGCAGATTGCAAAACGATCTACCGCATCCAGCCCCGTCAGATGTGGCaaccgtataatatatcaaaatgttcagcacgaaaatccgcatccgactTTGGCGGCCTATGGCTTGTTTGcgatttttagaatcctcaaattctaaaagcaAGAAAAGTTATTCAagatggtcaaatctggtcaaatttgGCGGCCTATGGAAGAAAGTTATTCTACAAGGAAACTTCAAAAAGCGTAtaatataacttttgcatacgatttcagttttttttttcaattttggtcaaatctggtcaaactgtggtgaaacaacttattcaagaagtattagtgttactaaataattattcaagaatattagtgttactaaatattagtactaaaggttagacctttagtcccgatttgagccaccaaccagtactaaaggtcccattttcaaactctacccccccccccggtggatcgccttttcagtttaaaaaaataaaagaaaatgatgaaaatgtcaaaaaaaataaaagaaaataagtttcccatgtgatatgtggtctagttgttgggaaaatttgcaaatatgaatttcgactttatttgcaaaatctctcgagaatttgtaaaaatgggcataacttttgcatactaactggGATGAAAaacttttttatatgaaaaatcatctactcgaaaagttacatccaaatttggTTTGCAAATGAGGTCCCAGTTTACCTTACATTTCCCTCCAGAAACCTTGTCTGTGCCCGCCCAAAGATATGGACAGCGGATGCTATCAATTTTCTAAAGGACCTCCACCGGGATGTCaagaggagtgtcggtgtcaaaattagcagatctcgggtagggggtcccgaactgtgcgtctaggcggatggtaacaggagacaagggacacgatgtttttacccaggttcgggccctctcggtggaggtaaaaccctactgctgcttgattaatattgatggtatgggtattacaagagttgatctaccacgagatcagagaggctaaaccctagaagctagcctatggtatgattgtgttcgtcctacggactaaaactcttcggtttatatagacaccggagagggctagggttacacagagtcggttacaatgggcggagatcttcatatcgtatcgccaagcttgccttccacgccaaggaaagtccctatccggacacgggacggagtcttcaatcttgtatcttcatagtccgggagtccggccaaaggtcatagtccggccatccggacaccccctaatccaggactccctcagtatcccccgaaccaggcttcaatgacgacgagtccggtgcgcaaattgtcttcggcattgcaaggcgggttcttctccagctTTACATACTtgtagaatagtgtccggcttctgataaatgctgcactccttggcttccaagCCCAATAAAGGCCattttccacgtgtcgaacgaatgcgaaaagccagggtatttttgcGTTTTCCC is a window encoding:
- the LOC123041029 gene encoding protein PELPK1 gives rise to the protein MSNTMAPKNSAIFLLGLLLSCVAMSSAARILEETVPSQEEHQTEVPQIPKVELPPLPEVHLPPKPELPKVELPPVPEVHLPSKPELPKVELPPVPEVHLPPKPELPKVELPTFPEVHLPPKPEMPKVELPPKPEMPKVELPPKPEMPTVPVFHFPKPGAKP